The following coding sequences are from one Streptomyces venezuelae window:
- a CDS encoding ABC transporter produces MPALLRYQTALLVRSQRWLPPVILYAVFLGIGVQGGQPILDSLAYAAGALLPVAAWLVRVCVSNEPPAARSCSAAAAGPGRAHLASLLAALLAATALGGVAAVVVTAISDATSTNARVPVPRLSAGAVGLLAMLVSALLGTALGALANWPLLRSAGRAVPAMLLGALLLLVTTGSPVKSVLTDLTTGSREGVVPLPLGASAGALAVAAAAMWAACALSSRRG; encoded by the coding sequence CTGCCCGCTCTGCTGCGCTACCAGACGGCCCTGCTCGTACGTTCCCAGCGCTGGCTTCCGCCCGTGATCCTCTACGCCGTCTTCCTCGGCATCGGGGTGCAGGGCGGGCAGCCGATCCTCGACTCCCTCGCGTACGCCGCCGGGGCGCTGCTGCCCGTCGCTGCCTGGCTGGTCCGGGTCTGCGTGTCCAATGAGCCGCCCGCGGCGCGGAGTTGTTCCGCCGCGGCGGCGGGGCCGGGGCGGGCGCATCTCGCGTCGCTGCTGGCGGCACTCCTCGCGGCGACCGCGCTGGGCGGGGTGGCGGCCGTCGTCGTCACAGCCATCAGCGACGCCACGAGCACGAACGCGCGGGTGCCGGTGCCGCGGCTCTCCGCGGGTGCGGTCGGGCTGCTCGCGATGCTGGTCAGCGCGCTGCTCGGCACAGCGCTCGGGGCGCTCGCGAACTGGCCGCTGCTGCGTTCCGCGGGTCGGGCCGTGCCCGCGATGCTGCTCGGCGCGCTGCTCCTGCTCGTCACCACGGGCTCCCCGGTGAAGTCGGTCCTCACCGACCTGACCACGGGGTCACGGGAGGGCGTGGTGCCGCTGCCGCTGGGCGCGTCGGCCGGGGCACTCGCCGTCGCGGCGGCGGCGATGTGGGCGGCGTGCGCGCTGAGTTCGCGGCGGGGGTGA
- a CDS encoding TetR/AcrR family transcriptional regulator, producing the protein MARPREFDEDRVVTAAMETFWRHGYEATSTRDLCDSTGLGPSSLYNTFGGKRQLYLRALRRYHDTATEEQVAILRGDGSAKERLRAMMTHAVDADLDDADAKDAAGTRGCFAINAAVEAAGYDPEVREAVRRSFDRVEDELCAVVEAGRTAGEIRATGDARVVARRVQSTYYGLRVLSRVQDDREVLLATVDGALADL; encoded by the coding sequence ATGGCCAGACCCCGGGAGTTCGATGAGGACCGCGTCGTCACCGCGGCCATGGAGACGTTCTGGCGGCACGGGTACGAAGCCACCTCCACGCGCGACCTGTGCGACAGCACGGGCCTCGGACCCTCCAGCCTCTACAACACCTTCGGCGGCAAGCGGCAGCTCTACCTCCGCGCTCTGCGGCGCTACCACGACACCGCCACCGAGGAGCAGGTCGCGATCCTGCGCGGCGACGGGTCCGCCAAGGAGCGGCTCCGCGCCATGATGACGCACGCCGTCGACGCCGACCTCGATGACGCGGACGCGAAGGACGCGGCGGGTACGCGCGGCTGCTTCGCGATCAACGCCGCCGTCGAGGCCGCCGGGTACGACCCCGAGGTCAGGGAAGCGGTGCGGCGCAGCTTCGACCGGGTCGAGGACGAACTGTGCGCGGTCGTCGAGGCGGGACGCACCGCGGGGGAGATCCGCGCGACCGGTGACGCCAGGGTCGTGGCCCGCCGGGTCCAGAGCACGTACTACGGGCTGCGGGTCCTCAGCCGCGTACAGGACGACCGCGAGGTCCTCCTCGCCACGGTGGACGGGGCGCTCGCCGACCTGTGA
- a CDS encoding RidA family protein — protein MRDPRTTRVRVTADPDWYESADISLGIRFGDLVFTSGQAPVDEHGRTVGAGDFDAQARRALANLSTVLTHAGSGLDRLVKLTVFVTDIAHQTAFAPLRTEFYGDPRPAESFVQVAALADPEWLIEIEAVGSVEER, from the coding sequence ATGCGGGATCCTCGTACGACGCGTGTCCGCGTCACCGCCGACCCCGACTGGTACGAGTCGGCGGACATCTCGCTCGGCATCCGCTTCGGCGACCTGGTCTTCACCTCCGGACAGGCCCCGGTGGACGAGCACGGACGCACGGTGGGTGCCGGCGACTTCGACGCGCAGGCGCGCCGGGCGCTGGCCAACCTGTCGACCGTCCTCACCCACGCGGGCTCCGGCCTGGACCGGCTGGTCAAGCTGACGGTCTTCGTCACGGACATCGCGCACCAGACCGCCTTCGCGCCGCTCCGTACCGAGTTCTACGGCGACCCTCGCCCCGCGGAGAGCTTCGTCCAGGTCGCCGCCCTCGCTGATCCGGAGTGGCTGATCGAGATCGAGGCGGTCGGGTCGGTCGAGGAGCGGTGA
- a CDS encoding tryptorubin family RiPP precursor, with protein sequence MKVVRSLKKKITGEKSLKAYAWYHWY encoded by the coding sequence ATGAAGGTTGTCCGCTCCCTCAAGAAGAAGATCACCGGCGAGAAGAGCCTGAAGGCGTACGCCTGGTACCACTGGTACTAG
- a CDS encoding Cmx/CmrA family chloramphenicol efflux MFS transporter has product MPLAVYVVGLGIFTQGTSEFMLSGLLPGMADDLGVSIPAAGLLISAFAVGMVVGAPLLAVATLRWPRRTALVSLQSAFVAAHVVGALAPGYAVLFVTRVVGALAYAGYWGVAVATAVALVPADAKARAVAVVAGGLTLATIVGVPAGTLLGQVSDWRAAFWAVAAATAVSAVCTLLAVPGGRDESERPSVGAELRAMARPQLWLSYAVTAFAFGAVIVTFSYLAALLTEVTGVPEGWVPAVLALFGVGGMAGIVIGGRTGQMRPLGTLGAGLGALAVFSALLALTAHVTAVVITLVFLLGLAGYVTNPALQSRVFALAPGAPTLVGATNTAAFNVGNTVAPLLGGLAIDAGHGYASVAWVGAALAAAGAAGVLWAAALRRGERKRPPGRAPRTAGAARGTARAEV; this is encoded by the coding sequence ATGCCGCTCGCGGTGTACGTGGTCGGGCTGGGCATCTTCACCCAAGGAACCTCGGAGTTCATGCTGTCCGGCCTCCTGCCGGGCATGGCCGACGACCTGGGGGTGTCCATCCCCGCCGCCGGACTGCTCATCTCGGCGTTCGCGGTCGGCATGGTCGTCGGCGCCCCGCTGCTCGCCGTCGCCACCCTCCGGTGGCCGCGGCGCACGGCGCTCGTCTCACTGCAGTCGGCCTTCGTCGCGGCGCACGTCGTCGGTGCCCTCGCGCCCGGCTACGCCGTCCTCTTCGTGACCCGCGTGGTCGGCGCCCTCGCGTACGCCGGGTACTGGGGCGTCGCCGTGGCCACCGCCGTGGCGCTCGTCCCCGCCGACGCCAAGGCGCGGGCGGTCGCCGTGGTCGCGGGCGGGCTGACGCTCGCCACGATCGTCGGCGTCCCCGCGGGCACGCTGCTCGGCCAGGTCTCCGACTGGCGCGCCGCGTTCTGGGCGGTCGCGGCGGCCACCGCGGTCAGCGCCGTCTGCACCCTGCTCGCCGTCCCGGGCGGCCGGGACGAGAGCGAGCGGCCCTCCGTCGGGGCCGAACTGCGCGCCATGGCACGGCCGCAGCTCTGGCTCTCGTACGCCGTGACCGCCTTCGCCTTCGGCGCGGTCATCGTCACCTTCAGCTATCTCGCCGCCCTGCTCACCGAGGTGACCGGGGTACCCGAAGGGTGGGTACCCGCCGTCCTCGCGCTGTTCGGCGTCGGCGGGATGGCGGGCATCGTCATCGGCGGGCGCACCGGCCAGATGCGCCCCCTCGGCACGCTCGGCGCGGGGCTCGGCGCCCTCGCCGTCTTCTCCGCGCTGCTCGCGCTGACGGCGCACGTCACGGCCGTGGTGATCACCCTGGTCTTCCTGCTCGGTCTCGCCGGCTACGTCACCAACCCGGCCCTGCAGTCACGGGTGTTCGCCCTCGCGCCGGGCGCTCCCACGCTGGTCGGCGCGACCAACACGGCCGCGTTCAACGTCGGCAACACGGTCGCCCCGCTCCTCGGCGGCCTGGCCATCGACGCCGGCCACGGCTACGCCTCGGTGGCCTGGGTCGGCGCCGCGCTGGCCGCCGCGGGCGCGGCGGGCGTGCTGTGGGCGGCGGCTCTGCGGCGGGGGGAACGGAAGCGGCCGCCGGGGCGCGCGCCGCGTACGGCCGGGGCGGCTCGCGGGACCGCGCGGGCGGAGGTGTGA
- a CDS encoding TIGR04222 domain-containing membrane protein gives MTVVAMVYTVVVSLAAAELIRGVAAARRAGSPYRGRQPLDAEHGVYVRGTLEAAFLAGGPARVADTLIAGLHEDGRLVVAGPGVVGITGPVGRNAAEQAVVDAHAAAPSGALHWLRITVMRSLPVQETGEALARRGLLVRPGRRRKWRAWAGTQIALTSLGFVACAAAALLLSASDIALPGGSRSPLVDILVMLPGAVFGIVSGAVCLAVTSKQITLAGRYALRQYVASTRHLPGAAHQVATRGLSRAHPEIRSHLIAAARVRTPPPAPADPGRAGHQNAAAWNSGGGGTPAWCGLDTGEDGGFACSGSGGPSCSGGGSSCGGGGGSSCGGGGGGGSSCGGGGGGSS, from the coding sequence ATGACCGTCGTGGCGATGGTGTACACGGTCGTGGTCTCGCTCGCAGCCGCCGAGCTGATCCGGGGCGTGGCGGCGGCCCGCCGCGCCGGGTCCCCGTACCGGGGGCGGCAGCCGCTCGACGCCGAGCACGGGGTGTACGTCCGCGGGACGCTGGAGGCCGCGTTCCTCGCCGGTGGCCCCGCCCGCGTCGCGGACACGCTGATCGCGGGCCTCCACGAGGACGGGCGGCTGGTCGTGGCGGGTCCCGGCGTCGTCGGGATCACCGGTCCCGTCGGCCGGAACGCCGCCGAGCAGGCGGTCGTCGACGCGCACGCCGCGGCGCCCAGTGGTGCCCTGCACTGGCTGCGGATCACCGTGATGCGCAGCCTGCCGGTGCAGGAGACGGGCGAGGCGCTCGCCCGGCGCGGGCTCCTGGTGCGGCCGGGCCGCCGGCGGAAGTGGCGCGCGTGGGCGGGGACGCAGATCGCCCTGACCTCGCTCGGATTCGTGGCGTGCGCCGCCGCGGCACTGCTGCTGTCCGCCAGTGACATCGCGCTGCCGGGCGGTTCGCGGTCGCCGCTCGTCGACATCCTGGTCATGCTTCCCGGCGCCGTGTTCGGCATCGTGAGCGGCGCGGTCTGCCTCGCGGTCACGTCGAAGCAGATCACGCTGGCGGGGCGGTACGCGCTGCGGCAGTACGTCGCCTCGACGCGTCATCTGCCGGGCGCGGCGCACCAGGTGGCGACGCGCGGCCTCTCGCGGGCGCACCCGGAGATCCGGTCCCACCTGATCGCGGCGGCCCGCGTCCGGACCCCGCCCCCGGCCCCCGCCGACCCCGGTCGTGCCGGGCACCAGAACGCGGCGGCGTGGAACTCGGGAGGCGGCGGCACTCCGGCCTGGTGCGGCCTGGACACGGGCGAGGACGGCGGTTTCGCCTGCTCGGGCAGCGGCGGGCCCTCCTGCTCGGGCGGCGGCTCGTCGTGCGGCGGGGGCGGCGGCTCCTCCTGCGGCGGAGGCGGCGGCGGGGGCTCGTCCTGCGGGGGCGGAGGGGGCGGCTCGTCCTGA
- a CDS encoding DUF692 domain-containing protein produces MGQLTARLGTGIGWRPEIAGAVEDMPGIDWVEVVAENVCPGHLPDSLLRLRERGVTVVPHGVSLGLGGADRPDQGRLTALAERAEALGAPLVTEHIAYVRAGGALTATQPLEAGHLLPVPRTRDALDVLCENVRIAQDALPVPLAVENIAALISWPGEEMTEGQFLYELVERTGVRLLIDVANLHTNHVNRGEDPAKALDELPVEAIAYVHVAGGFERDGVWHDSHAHPVPEPVLAILADLASRVSPPGVLLERDENFPEPGELARELDAIRATVKTSDAADPDFGGAEDRAVPAASDAARQRTAVAQAALLSALVAGTPAPEGFDHARLKVQSHALAAKRADVVAKVAPELPEILGAAYRDEFLAYARRRPMTGGYRHDALAFAEHLMLAGRPGEADARRKLRDWWLERSGPAPLSRRPAARLLHATRRVLSRR; encoded by the coding sequence ATGGGGCAGCTGACTGCGCGGCTGGGGACGGGGATCGGCTGGCGGCCCGAGATCGCGGGCGCCGTGGAGGACATGCCGGGCATCGACTGGGTCGAGGTCGTCGCGGAGAACGTGTGTCCCGGGCATCTGCCCGACTCGCTGCTGCGGCTGCGCGAGCGCGGTGTGACCGTGGTGCCGCACGGCGTCTCGCTGGGCCTCGGCGGCGCGGACCGCCCCGACCAGGGGCGTCTCACGGCGCTGGCCGAACGCGCCGAGGCACTCGGGGCGCCGCTGGTCACCGAGCACATCGCGTACGTACGGGCGGGCGGCGCCCTCACCGCGACGCAGCCGCTCGAAGCGGGGCACCTGCTGCCGGTGCCGCGCACGCGCGACGCGCTGGACGTCCTGTGCGAGAACGTCCGGATCGCCCAGGACGCGCTGCCCGTGCCGCTCGCCGTCGAGAACATCGCGGCGCTGATCTCCTGGCCGGGCGAGGAGATGACGGAGGGGCAGTTCCTGTACGAGCTGGTGGAGCGCACCGGTGTACGGCTCCTCATCGACGTCGCCAACCTCCACACCAACCACGTCAACCGCGGCGAGGACCCGGCCAAGGCGCTGGACGAACTGCCGGTCGAGGCGATCGCGTACGTCCACGTGGCGGGCGGATTCGAGCGGGACGGGGTCTGGCACGACAGCCACGCGCACCCGGTGCCGGAGCCGGTGCTGGCGATCCTCGCCGACCTGGCGTCGCGCGTCTCCCCGCCCGGGGTCCTCCTGGAGCGCGACGAGAACTTTCCCGAACCGGGCGAGCTGGCGCGGGAGTTGGACGCCATCCGGGCGACGGTGAAGACGTCCGACGCCGCGGACCCGGACTTCGGCGGCGCCGAGGACCGTGCCGTCCCCGCCGCCTCCGACGCCGCCCGTCAGCGCACCGCCGTCGCCCAGGCCGCCCTCCTGTCCGCACTCGTCGCCGGCACCCCGGCGCCCGAGGGCTTCGACCATGCGCGCCTGAAGGTGCAGAGCCACGCGCTGGCCGCCAAGCGGGCGGACGTCGTCGCGAAGGTCGCGCCGGAGCTGCCGGAGATCCTCGGCGCGGCATACCGCGACGAGTTCCTCGCGTACGCGCGCAGGCGGCCCATGACCGGTGGCTACCGGCACGACGCGCTGGCCTTCGCCGAGCACCTGATGCTGGCGGGACGCCCCGGGGAAGCGGATGCCCGACGGAAGTTGCGGGACTGGTGGCTGGAGCGTTCCGGGCCCGCCCCGCTCTCGCGGCGGCCCGCGGCGCGGCTGCTGCACGCCACCCGCCGGGTCCTGTCGAGGCGGTGA
- a CDS encoding peptidyl-tRNA hydrolase encodes MSNEEPTTPDAPDPQDSPFRHESTSRDEAPQFVLPLVARIERAAPPARTDALETAARAVLTILSDERSLGEGPWAQAMRDWQDARIRKVVRRARGAEWRRAEALPGITVTGKSAEVRVYPPVPLDGWPKDLARLQVSGTELDDPEPPAGPDPAHPVLWMSPEVDMSAGKSMAQAGHGAQLAWWELSPEDRTAWRAAGFPLSVRTAGAAQWSDLTTSGLPVVRDAGFTEITPGSCTVVADHPALRPGRGQRS; translated from the coding sequence GTGAGCAACGAAGAACCGACCACCCCCGACGCACCGGACCCGCAGGACAGCCCGTTCCGCCACGAGAGCACGTCACGCGACGAGGCACCGCAGTTCGTGCTGCCGCTCGTCGCCCGCATCGAACGCGCCGCTCCCCCGGCCCGCACGGACGCCCTGGAGACCGCGGCCCGCGCCGTCCTGACCATCCTGAGCGACGAGCGGTCCCTCGGCGAGGGCCCGTGGGCGCAGGCGATGCGCGACTGGCAGGACGCCCGGATCCGCAAGGTGGTGCGCAGGGCGCGCGGCGCGGAGTGGCGCAGGGCGGAGGCGCTGCCGGGCATCACGGTCACCGGCAAGTCGGCGGAGGTACGGGTCTATCCGCCGGTGCCCCTCGACGGCTGGCCCAAGGACCTGGCGCGCCTGCAGGTCTCGGGCACGGAACTCGACGACCCGGAGCCCCCGGCAGGACCCGACCCGGCGCACCCCGTCCTGTGGATGAGCCCCGAGGTCGACATGTCGGCGGGCAAGTCGATGGCCCAGGCCGGGCACGGCGCGCAGCTGGCCTGGTGGGAGCTGTCCCCCGAGGACCGCACGGCCTGGCGCGCCGCGGGCTTCCCCCTCTCGGTCCGCACGGCCGGCGCGGCACAGTGGAGCGACCTCACGACGAGCGGTCTCCCGGTGGTCCGCGACGCGGGCTTCACCGAGATCACCCCGGGTTCCTGCACGGTGGTGGCCGACCACCCGGCCCTCCGCCCCGGACGCGGGCAACGATCCTGA
- a CDS encoding ATP-binding cassette domain-containing protein, giving the protein MERDLAVRLDGVGRRYGMGGPWVLRHVDLGIRTGSLVRVEGANGSGKSTLLRLLAGIDAPSEGRVSGRRRTAFVPERFPAALPFTALGYLTHMGRVHGLGAGAARRRASEWLELFGAGGYGRTPLSELSKGSSQKVAVAQALLAEPDLLVLDEAWTGLDAPARAALDRAVADRTAAGGAVAFVDHDPSRLRGMADETYAVVGTALNRRTAEGTSASGGARVRGGPVVLVEVQGPRGAELPEAVAESVVRWLPAAPDGTTRLTVPRPHSDRILRELLTARPPWHVVAVSATADAGSREAPGEGRGEEL; this is encoded by the coding sequence ATGGAACGTGATCTTGCGGTGCGGCTCGACGGGGTGGGCCGTCGCTACGGCATGGGCGGCCCGTGGGTGCTGCGCCATGTCGACCTCGGCATACGGACGGGCTCCCTGGTGCGTGTCGAAGGAGCCAACGGGTCGGGAAAGTCGACCCTGTTGAGGTTGCTCGCCGGGATCGACGCGCCGTCCGAGGGGCGGGTGTCCGGGCGTCGGCGCACGGCGTTCGTCCCCGAACGGTTCCCCGCGGCCCTGCCGTTCACCGCCCTCGGCTACCTCACGCACATGGGCCGCGTGCACGGTCTCGGGGCCGGGGCGGCGCGGCGGCGCGCGAGCGAGTGGCTGGAGCTGTTCGGCGCCGGCGGGTACGGGCGTACGCCGCTGTCGGAGCTGTCCAAGGGCAGCAGCCAGAAGGTCGCCGTGGCGCAGGCGCTGCTCGCCGAGCCCGACCTGCTGGTCCTCGACGAGGCATGGACGGGTTTGGACGCACCCGCCCGTGCCGCGCTCGACCGCGCGGTGGCCGACCGTACGGCGGCGGGCGGCGCCGTGGCCTTCGTCGACCACGACCCGTCGCGGCTCCGCGGGATGGCGGACGAGACGTACGCGGTGGTCGGCACGGCACTCAACCGGCGTACGGCAGAGGGAACGTCGGCATCGGGCGGCGCGCGTGTCCGGGGCGGGCCCGTCGTCCTCGTCGAGGTCCAGGGGCCGCGGGGCGCGGAGCTGCCGGAGGCGGTGGCGGAGTCGGTCGTGCGGTGGCTGCCCGCTGCGCCCGACGGCACCACACGGCTCACCGTCCCCCGGCCCCACTCCGACCGCATCCTGCGGGAACTCCTGACCGCGCGACCGCCGTGGCACGTGGTGGCGGTGAGCGCGACGGCCGACGCGGGCTCCCGGGAAGCGCCCGGCGAAGGGCGCGGTGAGGAGCTGTGA
- a CDS encoding DUF4142 domain-containing protein, whose amino-acid sequence MLRRVNGTALIIAALVATLGAIAFPVWSYADRSSTGPANLAAGSVATQWGPLSAADRDLLVKVRLAGLWEIPAGQQAVERAPTEAIKEAGDHLIVGHTDLDKRVRSVAAQLGVELPNQPTDEQQGWLDELSAASGETYQRKFANLLRVSHGKVFGVIAQVRDSTRNSLIRQLATDSNQTVLDHITMLEATGLVDFDGIANGAASTATASPTGPPKPSGAAPPEPAPAGPSGDVSTTSRPSPGPPGEINTGRPEPQM is encoded by the coding sequence ATCTTGCGGCGCGTCAACGGCACGGCTCTGATCATCGCGGCACTCGTCGCCACGCTGGGGGCCATCGCGTTCCCCGTGTGGTCCTACGCCGACCGGTCGAGCACCGGGCCCGCCAATCTGGCCGCCGGGTCCGTGGCCACGCAGTGGGGGCCGCTGTCCGCGGCCGACCGGGACCTGCTCGTGAAGGTGCGGCTCGCCGGGCTGTGGGAGATACCCGCGGGGCAGCAGGCCGTCGAGCGCGCGCCGACCGAGGCCATCAAGGAGGCGGGCGACCACCTCATCGTCGGGCACACCGACCTCGACAAGCGGGTGCGGAGCGTCGCCGCGCAGCTCGGCGTCGAGCTGCCCAACCAGCCCACCGACGAGCAGCAGGGCTGGCTGGACGAACTGTCGGCGGCGAGCGGCGAGACGTACCAGCGGAAGTTCGCGAACCTGCTGCGCGTCTCGCACGGGAAGGTCTTCGGTGTCATCGCGCAGGTCCGCGACAGCACCCGCAACTCGCTGATCCGGCAGCTCGCGACGGACTCCAACCAGACCGTCCTCGACCACATCACGATGCTGGAGGCCACCGGGCTCGTCGACTTCGACGGAATCGCGAACGGCGCCGCGTCGACCGCGACCGCCAGCCCCACGGGACCGCCCAAGCCCTCCGGAGCCGCACCCCCCGAGCCCGCGCCCGCCGGGCCGAGCGGCGACGTCTCCACGACGTCGAGGCCTTCGCCGGGGCCGCCCGGGGAGATCAACACCGGTCGGCCGGAACCTCAAATGTAG
- a CDS encoding methyltransferase: MPRIEWTENDHISHESHNQAFQQARWHSESGAPVPRRVVVADDRTRAADAHRLACEGTALLWRGDFHGARQLLGALGRRVDRKAPAPGATPADAFHLHRRARGHRARVLGMLLVHLDGEHRLNLRRAPDVRAACREAYGPPDGPLVVSLRELLGVIGAHEWRAKGVDVPALGARIHPHYGVFSPVRGEYVDLVARAPLPGSGAGPRPRTAFDIGTGTGVLAAVLARRGMGRVIATDTNPRAVACARDNVERLGLAGRVDVLRTGLFPPGRAALVVCNPPWLPARPTSAVEQGVYDPGGAMLHGYLAGLAAHLEPAGEGWLVLSDLAEHLQLRTREQLLESIRAAGLRVVDRLDVAPRHSRATDPDDPLHAARAAEVTSLWRLGNAQEAF; encoded by the coding sequence ATGCCCCGCATCGAGTGGACCGAGAACGACCACATCAGCCACGAAAGCCACAACCAAGCATTCCAACAAGCCCGTTGGCACTCCGAGAGCGGTGCTCCGGTGCCACGCCGCGTCGTCGTCGCCGACGACCGGACCAGGGCGGCCGACGCGCACCGCCTCGCATGCGAGGGCACCGCGCTGCTGTGGCGCGGTGACTTCCACGGCGCCCGGCAGCTCCTCGGCGCGCTCGGCCGTCGCGTCGACAGGAAGGCGCCCGCGCCGGGCGCCACCCCCGCCGACGCCTTCCACCTGCACCGCCGCGCCCGCGGCCACCGGGCGCGCGTGCTCGGCATGCTGCTGGTGCACCTGGACGGCGAGCACCGGCTGAACCTGCGCCGGGCACCCGACGTCCGTGCGGCCTGCCGGGAGGCCTACGGTCCACCCGACGGGCCGCTGGTGGTCTCCCTGCGCGAACTCCTCGGTGTGATCGGCGCCCACGAATGGCGGGCGAAGGGCGTGGACGTGCCCGCACTCGGCGCCCGCATCCACCCGCACTACGGCGTGTTCTCGCCGGTCAGGGGCGAGTACGTCGACCTGGTCGCGCGGGCGCCGCTCCCCGGTTCCGGCGCGGGGCCACGGCCACGTACCGCGTTCGACATCGGGACCGGAACCGGCGTGCTCGCGGCCGTCCTCGCCCGCCGGGGCATGGGCCGGGTGATCGCCACCGACACCAACCCGCGCGCCGTCGCCTGCGCGCGGGACAACGTCGAACGGCTCGGTCTCGCCGGGCGCGTGGACGTTCTGCGCACCGGGCTCTTCCCGCCCGGCCGCGCCGCGCTCGTCGTGTGCAACCCGCCGTGGCTGCCCGCGCGGCCGACCTCCGCGGTCGAACAGGGTGTGTACGACCCGGGCGGTGCCATGCTGCACGGCTATCTGGCCGGACTGGCCGCGCACCTGGAACCCGCGGGGGAGGGCTGGCTCGTCCTCTCCGACCTCGCCGAGCATCTGCAACTCCGGACGCGGGAACAGCTGTTGGAGTCGATCAGGGCGGCAGGGCTGCGCGTCGTGGACCGGCTCGATGTCGCGCCGCGCCATTCCCGCGCCACCGACCCCGACGACCCGCTGCACGCGGCGCGCGCGGCCGAGGTGACGTCGCTGTGGAGGCTGGGCAACGCGCAGGAAGCGTTTTGA
- a CDS encoding alpha/beta fold hydrolase, with product MKLHTHEWGTGDRVAVLVHGIMSDHRTWRRVGPALADKGYRVIGVDLRGHGASGRGAYGAEIFADDLVDTLPTGAELAIGHSLGGLALSLAAERLAPARAVYSDPAWALGGEGAVDPALFVEFRHIPRDVLAKFNPRWEPADVDVEMATLAVWDPDTALSISGAGAVDHTPSAPVVPSLVQVADPSTVVSDALKEELARRGFEVRTVRGAGHTIHRDDFEGFMRSLDGWL from the coding sequence ATGAAGCTGCACACCCACGAGTGGGGAACCGGCGACCGTGTCGCCGTCCTGGTCCACGGGATCATGTCGGACCACCGGACCTGGCGGCGCGTGGGACCCGCTCTCGCCGACAAGGGGTACCGCGTGATCGGCGTCGATCTGCGCGGTCACGGCGCGAGCGGACGCGGTGCGTACGGGGCGGAGATCTTCGCGGACGACCTGGTCGACACGTTGCCGACGGGCGCGGAGCTGGCGATCGGGCACTCGCTCGGCGGTCTCGCCCTGTCCCTCGCCGCCGAGCGACTGGCGCCCGCGCGGGCCGTCTACTCCGACCCGGCGTGGGCGCTGGGCGGCGAGGGCGCGGTCGACCCCGCGCTGTTCGTGGAGTTCCGGCACATCCCGCGCGACGTCCTGGCGAAGTTCAACCCGCGCTGGGAGCCGGCCGACGTGGACGTGGAGATGGCGACGCTGGCGGTCTGGGACCCGGACACCGCGCTCTCGATCTCCGGCGCGGGCGCGGTCGACCACACCCCGTCCGCACCCGTCGTACCGTCGCTCGTGCAGGTCGCGGACCCGAGCACCGTCGTCTCCGACGCGCTCAAGGAGGAGCTGGCGCGGCGCGGCTTCGAGGTGCGCACGGTGCGGGGAGCGGGGCACACGATTCACCGGGACGACTTCGAGGGGTTCATGAGGTCGTTGGACGGCTGGCTGTGA
- a CDS encoding polysaccharide deacetylase family protein, whose translation MITLVRRRATLCALGTLTAALAALAGCAGETSGEVGRPAHPPASAAAPSPPAPPTLAPGPSGLTPVFENGPRSRGRTVALTFDADMTADQGPRAAAGERFDNPALVATLRRLKVPATFFMTGRWAEEYPAQARAIGRDPLFEVANHSYSHHAFTGRCYGLPTVPAARMRADMERAFAAFRAAGVERRVPYFRFPGGCYDQRALRALAPGGVTAVQWDVVSGDAFATDPAAVARQVLDGVRPGSVVVMHCTRSAAPTTERALRTIVPELRERGFRFVRVSEQIGAAGSVGVRG comes from the coding sequence GTGATCACTCTCGTACGGAGACGCGCCACGCTCTGCGCCCTCGGCACCCTGACCGCCGCCCTCGCCGCCCTGGCCGGATGCGCCGGTGAGACATCCGGCGAGGTGGGCCGCCCCGCCCACCCCCCGGCGAGCGCCGCGGCCCCCTCGCCGCCCGCCCCGCCCACACTGGCCCCCGGCCCGTCCGGCCTGACCCCCGTGTTCGAGAACGGCCCCCGCTCCCGCGGCCGTACCGTCGCCCTCACCTTCGACGCCGACATGACCGCGGACCAGGGGCCGCGCGCGGCGGCCGGTGAACGGTTCGACAACCCCGCGCTGGTCGCCACGTTGCGGCGGCTGAAGGTGCCCGCGACGTTCTTCATGACGGGGCGGTGGGCCGAGGAGTACCCGGCGCAGGCCAGGGCCATCGGCCGCGACCCGCTCTTCGAGGTCGCCAACCACTCGTACAGCCACCACGCCTTCACCGGCCGCTGCTACGGACTGCCGACCGTTCCCGCCGCCCGCATGCGCGCCGACATGGAGCGCGCGTTCGCCGCGTTCCGCGCGGCCGGGGTCGAGCGCCGGGTGCCGTACTTCCGCTTCCCCGGCGGCTGCTACGACCAGCGGGCCCTGCGCGCCCTCGCCCCCGGCGGCGTCACCGCCGTGCAGTGGGACGTGGTCAGCGGCGACGCCTTCGCGACGGACCCGGCGGCGGTGGCCAGGCAGGTCCTCGACGGCGTCCGGCCCGGCTCGGTGGTCGTCATGCACTGCACACGCAGCGCGGCCCCCACGACGGAACGCGCCCTGCGCACGATCGTCCCGGAGCTACGGGAACGCGGCTTCCGTTTCGTCCGGGTGTCGGAGCAGATCGGGGCGGCGGGGAGCGTGGGGGTGCGTGGTTAG